ACCAACAGAGCCAAACTGGGGCCCCCACAGAATATAGTATTAACCTATTTTCAAGCTGTGCTGTATTTCCTGagcgatatcattgatgatgatgatggttgtgacgattgtttttgtttgataaacgatgacttataagatggtttctatactgattagagctctcaagaactgccgtcaatgttgtgctttgcctctgtgcaatgcctgtcagcacctgtgtgtccaatcggactcaaagctgatcgtttgctcttactgacattgttccccttttttctagatccttgcttgtgttgtacttactctctgatgtacgtcgctttggataaaagcgtctgctaagtgaattgtagaattgtagataaatatgaaaactgaaatacttcactcCTGCAGTTACTTTTGAATGTTCTAAAATATGGAACATAAACTTTGCATCGTgaacaaacacaatataatgATCCGTTTTCATTCGAAGTTTAGACACTAAAAGCCTTGAAGAAGAAGCTGTAAAGGTCAAACCCAGTTTTAAAACTTGAAAGCTGGAAGTAATACAACTGGCTTATTTCCATAATGCTGTTATCACTGAGGACATGACACTCTCTTCTGCGCTTCTGCTTCCAACATCATGTCGCCGCTCTGCCAGCAGAAGGAGACTTAAAGCTTTTTATTATTACCCTGTATCCTGCAGCAATACTTTCTCTAGAGACTCACAGCctcacacagcagctgtgtATTAGGTATGGGGAAGAGAGGATATTCTTCTTTGTCTACATTTAGAAGAGATAACATTTCTTTAATGCTCTTCTacagtgcttgttttttttgttttttttatccccctGCAGCAGAGACCTGACCAAATCCAGGTCAagtgcagcagataaacagtgCTGACCTTACCTGATCCGTGCATTATCACCACAGGACAGAAGAGCAGCCAATTAGATTAACCCCAGATTTGCAGCTCATTCATTTTATTAgtattttatctttttgcaATGTCCAGTGGTTagagattgtattttttttaaaattgtagttCATGTGTGTGAATTGTAATTATGTGAGTAAGTGAGTTTCCTCTTCACGCAGGGGTCCAGAGCACATTTCATGCTGCTATGGCAACTAGGCTGGCACCCCCACTGCTGCCTCATGGCATgaacacacagatagacacacacacacatacacacttactGGAATTATCGCCACAAGGCCCtttcagtgacacacacatactggaAGGAAGCTAAGTATGTTTGCTTAATTACTCCGAAGGATTCAGCGCAGAGATGTGAGGGAAGACTGGGAGATGGATTATTGCAAGACACATCCAGTGGCTCAACCTTGTACTGTACCGCGTTTTGTAAAGAAATAACCAGACTATAAGAAATGGAGGTagccactgtgatgtcatccaATGAGTTTTTGACTGTTTTATTAAGGCTGAGTTCAGCATTGAGTCCTTGTCATTGTTGAATTTTCTGAAGCCAGAAGGGATCGAAGTTGAGTGAAGGACTGGAGTTAAGCCTGGATTATACATCTAAGTTGAATCTATGCCGTATAGTGGCCTATGCCGTTGTGAGCACTacatgtgagtttgtgtgtctgcgtaGCTCTGCAATACTCAGCCTACAAACGCTAGTTGGCAGTGTGATTTCTTTAATAGTtatatcatgtttgtttgtgtacaggaaaccatggcgaCTGAAACCGAACATATTATGTTGGAGTTGGAGatcataaatatgaaacaacaGTTGATTAAAGAGCTactattgcaaaaaaaaaaaaaaaaaaaaaaaaaaaaaagagagaggagacctTGGAGGGGATGAAATGAACAgcagtcaaataaaaagttgaactAGATTCGATGCAGAAGTAATTTATATATCAGGCTTTAGAGAGGAGCATGAGGTAAGCAAACATCAATTTAACAAAGCAAAACAGTCCACACCTGGCTAATGAGCTAGTCAATCCTTGTATTCCCAATCAAAAGAGTCATAAAATGTGCTTTCATACCAGGATGTAATCAtgtggaggaactgcagttttaagtacctttgttttgttcaatTCTCAGCCCTAGACTGACTCTCGCCTGCCATTAGGGCtacttaaatactttttttggaAAATACTTTACACAGAATACTTTATAAAGTAATAcaatattatatttaataaaacagtcattttctgttctttttctatGGAGAAAGGTAAATAATAGAGTATTAACAGCTCTAGAAAACAATATGTCACTGGATGACTCACTTCCATTATGAATTCAGCACTGCTCATCCCAAACCATGATGCATTATTACCCTCTGCAGCTGTGCTAATACAGTTCTCTCCCTCTTGGCAGCCATTCTCCTCGGCTAATCTGAACACCACTCAGTTTAGCCTccagatgtgtgtgtaattaGTCTGTCCGCTGATTATGTAAGTAAACTGCCCACATCACTCAAAACATGCAACCTCCCTTCCtataaacagaaagaaaaatagcaTCTGAAATCAAAGTCTTTTGTTACGGAGGGAGAACGGAATGaatgaatatataaaaaaagcaatcctctctgtctcctctgggTGCTCACCTGTGCCTCAGGACTTCAAAGTAATTCCTTTCTATTGATGTGAATATAAATATGTGATCTAGAACGagtcagtgatgtcattttcatctctgagtctgtgtgtatgCTCATGCACATGTATGAGCCAGATTTCTTCATTACAGTCGAATATCTTCACTCACTTTTaatgatgaaatgatttcaacacaaactgtgttgctgcaatattttcttttgtgtgtcgTGTCTGTCCAGATCCAGactgacatttttttccattctgTAATGTAGGCAGAGTTTCTGTAGATGGTTCTTTGTCTGTTCAGCCTTGGTGGCATTCACTACTCAGTGTATGACAATGTTCCTGTTGTGTTTCTGCCAAACTGCTATGACTGCTCCTGGAAATGCGAAGAGTCAGTCtgtattaaaatgttcttagagagagagagagagcgagggagactCGAAAgcagacaaaacaacatgttttagcCGATTGGTGTTTCACAAATTATCACCGCTTTAGTCTACATTTGTCATTTAGCCGAAAACAGAACCAACAATGTATCTATCCATCTCTAGATATTTGCCAGCCTACGCTGTCTTTGGCATTCAGCTACCAGCTCAGTTCTTCTTTCTCCAgacataaatctttaaaaagtagaagCTTTTCAGAAAAGATAACAGTGTGGCTGTGTAGGTCTGTTGAAACAGGCGGCAATATCTCGACAACTATTAAAGTGTTTGCCATGATGACCATATGTTCTGCAAGATGAATAATACAGTGCCAGGCAATATCCTGCTTAtctggttgtttggttggttagCGTGCAACTCCCTCCagcgagctctgggtctacctgGGGTCTCCTCCTAGTTGGGGCGtgcccagaaaacctccaaagggaggcattctaatcagatgcccaaaccacatCACCTGGCTCCTTTCATATCGAAGGAGTAGCGTCTTTACATCTGAAATCGGTATGGAACAACGTCTGCAGTACTGCCAACGCTGAACCAATCTGCCCGTCAATCTCAGGGTCCATTTTACCCTCACTCTTGAACAAGACAATTCACCTTTTTCTAGCAAAGTACCATGGACTCGGACCACACACTGAGCTGCAAACCACCCCAGTGCCTGTGTTGGAGTTTAAAAGAGGTCCCAGcatgaggaagccaacaaaacTACATTATCTAAATAAAGCATAGAGGAGATTTTGAGGCccccaaactggaaaccctcctccccccgACTGCACCTTAagatcctgtccatgaaaaTCTCGAACAGAATTGGTGACAAGGGGCAACCCTGGCGGAGGCCCCCCACTCCAACAAGAAGCCCTGCGAGGTTGaagagctggtccactgtccCACGGGCAGGACTTAATCCGCATTGTCCAAGGTTCAACAATTGGTCCAGCACACTAACGTAAACTTTCCCCAGGAGGCTGAGAAGTATAATACCCCAATAGTTGGAGCACATCCTCCAGTccccccttttaaaaaaaaaatgggaaccACCCCAGTCTGCCACTTAACAGGCACTGTCCAAGACCTTGAAGAGGCATGTCATCCAGGAACTTTGTCCAGAGCCTTAAGCATGTCAGGGTGAATCTTATCCACACTGAGGAGCTTTTTAACAACCTCAGTGACCTCTGCCAAGGTTAATATTAAGGCCTTTAACACGAATGCTAAATGCAGAGGGttaataatcaaaaaaaaaaatgctgcaaattTCTTCATAACTTCATTAGGCATCAAGCTAATACAGTGTGAAATGTCAAACCATATAGATGCTGTCAGTATATCTTCTCACTCATCCATGTCATGGTAATTtaaagcttgatccaaaaggctgttgttcatttgaaatgcccccccccccatgaggTGATCACTATGTTGGTCTTTCAAAGTATAACACAAGTcggcatttaaaaaatatataaaaaaatgaaagacgGTTTCTTAAACTACGCTTTAAGGCTTCGGACAAGCAGAAAagactttgatgtctttgtttttataatgtttcCGATCAGAAATATATGTATCATCACCCCTTATTTGCCAACTAAAGATGTTACAGTCTTATCAATAGAACATTTGGAGATGTAGCCTCATGCATATCTTGTTAACTCACAGAAaactgcagactgtgtgtgtcttccaAACAGACTCGCAGTCTCCCAGCTAACTGCAGTGTGTCACACATCCTTTGAGGTGAGAAGGAGCGAGCTGCCTCTTTATAACACATTGGCTGGGAGTGATACCCAGATGACACACAGTgatggagtgtgtttgtgttcctgctgTGTATGGTTTCCCTCTGGACAAGGAAACTAAGATTTGGATACATATCTTATTTCCAAGGATTTCCTAGAAGAGACGCTTACATTTCCATTATCTGGTTTTATTTCCGTGctcacagtaaaaaaacatttggagaaATGGTTTCAGTTGCTTAAATTACCCAGCCATCTGTCACTGAGAGATTTGCTTAGCAACCAAAACGTAGTTACAGAAAGTTCTGTTTCCCAATTTTCAGGGAAACAATGCTTGTCTTTAATCAAAACTAGAAGGTCTGTAGCATTGTAGCAGCTCAGTTTAGTTTATCTATGCGAGACTGATGGACTTTATAAAAGGCACGTAAAGGTTTTATCCTAGCAAATAAATCAATAGTCAACTGCTGAATGCAGCTTGCAGCCTTCATAATCATCTAAACATCAAATTCCTGAACTAGGACGAAATAGGAAAGTCTCCCCAGGACTGtgtatacttttattttgtttttatgttaacaGGATGCGACATCATTCCTCTCCGCTGTCTAAATATGTTTCTTGCCTTCAGAAAGGGTCAGGATTGTAATCTGTGCCCTCGGTCACACAGTGGATGAGACAACATCCTCAGCCATCTACTTTGAAAtgcatttctgtttgtgtgtgtgtctgcgtttgAAATTGGAGGAGGAATATGCTCTCATGCAAGTAAATGATTGGTCCTTGGGAGTGTGAGagtgcatgtttgtttctgtttgtgtgtgtgtgtgtgttattcccACCAAGCTGCAGAGCATATGGTAATTGACTATGACTCACTCAGACCTTTTGCGTATTTTATAtgcaggagatggagagagagggaagaagaaagagaaagagagagggataaGCAATGTATTTGGGAAGTTGTGTTTAGAAGTGGGGTCAGTTTGTGTTgctaaatgtctgtgtgtgtgtttgtgtataccCAGGAGACACTGCTACCTCCCACTGACCCCTTAATAAGGCACTAGAGGAGTTGCTCTGTGTGAAACCCTGTGTAGGAATCAGCATTGGTTAAACACACCCATTAGGACAAAATCTGTTtcagagaaatgtttgtttatttaaggaAAAGGATAAAATTGGACATTGACTCATAAAACTGCTGGGAACCAGTTAATGAAACGCGCTGGCAAGATTCCCGCACCCACTGTCTGGCTCAACACATATGTGGTGCTGATGATTTATCGTTCATGTGTGTTGCCTTAAAAGTAGCACAGAATGTGTTATAATTGATTTATTAAAATGCTTTTAGGTCTGTTAAGGTAGCAAGCAGCCAAACCAAACCGGATACAGAGATTTTAAGCATAATGAAGGAGTCATATTTGCTCATGTAGTGTATGTCTTCACACCCTGTCaatatgttaataataaataattgtgaGACTGTATTAGTATTTTGCTATTCTGCTGAAATTCttaattcaagtaaaaaaataaatgttagagGTGTCTTTAAACGTTTACTGTAAAATTAAGCAgcatcacttttattttaaagtcctACTGAAATCACTTAATTGTCTCTTATTGTAGGTAAAAAGTtgaacgtgtttttttttaaaggtatttttAATAGTGTTTCTGTAGATAAAAGGCCTCGGAGAAGTACTAGGTTTGTGATTTTGCAGATCAAGAACATCACCAGCATGTAACTGTACCAAAATGACATTAGCaggtctgtttacatgctgtttAATGAGCTGCAGCTGAGCAGCTAATTAGCTCTGTAGCCTGCAAACTGACATTAGCGGAgcactttccccccccccccacacacagaaTGTTTTAGTCACTCTTTGAACAAGATAAGGTGctgcatgaacatgtgtgtccatgtctgtaAGACAGATAAGAAGACCTAAGCAGAAGAGGTAATGTCAGATGTTGTTAATGAATAGAAGATGTGAATGCAGCCAAGCAAAGATTTAAGTTGGATTTAAAAGTCCCAGCGTCCTGGATGTATGCTTATATAATGTTGGCTTGATTGACAAGTCCTCCTTGTGTGATACCAATCATTTATCAAGCATTCGTCAAGAAGAAGTGCTTCAAGTTTGAGTATcggctttaaaatgtaaatcatttagtgttttttttatgactgagAAATGTTTGGCAGCTTAAGACGGGTATACTTCGTTCCCTGGTGAAGATGTGCCTTCATTACTTGAAGCATTTAATTGGCAGTTAAGTGTTTAAATAAGCATCATGGATGAACTGTATAATCATTTGTTTAAGCCTCAGTTTGTCATACTTCTGGTCTTCTTCAAGtccataaatattcaaatatggGGGATTTGTCTTATAATGAAGTTtgtttatatgtatatttatggGCATATCCTGAGATAACAGTGTCCAGTCTTTTCTACCAGAGTATGAACTTTAAACCCCTCAGGCAGAGCCATGGACAGACATtgttacttctttttttcattagcaTAGTAAAACTTGTTTTACTCTAGCATTTGGTAAAGGGCAGCAATATTATGACTGCGAGGCAACATTGACTCTGTTATTGTATTTTGTAGTCTGGCGTCTTCATTTTAACTCGATTTGTTTGACTTTGGTCTTTGTGTGGATCTCTACATCTGTTACAATCTGAAGATCAGACactcaaacaacaaacaaaacccaACCTTAAAGCAAACACCACGTCTTATATTCATATCTTTTTAGAGCTTTTGGACTGTGTTTACTCTTGGAAAGTGTAATGTCTTGTTTTAGTCACTGCAGGTTTCTCTATGTGAGGTCCGAGCCAAACCATCATTTTTTAGTATTATACAGATACTAGATAACAGTAGCTACATTTTAAATAGGATCCATGCActgcaatttatttttaaaactgaattacttgaaaataaaacaccttgCTAAAATGAGAGATTAAATACTAAAGAGCTTTTAATTggaaactaatttaaaaaatattacatttgtatAAAAGGGTAATGCTGTAGCTGTGACAGGGCACATGGGAACAAGTCAAAATAAGGTCTTGCAAAGATGACCTACTATGTTGATCACAAAGCATCACCTGCATTATCCCATCACCCCCCATCCCATTTTCAAGCCTGCCGCAGTTTCgccagatggctgttcatcatgaacCTGGTTGTGCACAAGATGTCTGCTTCTTAAAACGAAGTTTTTTCTTGCcgctgtaactttgctaaatgttgctaaaagtgctgtgctcatgatggctTAACGTTTGgtctttgtaaaataaaaaagagtaaggtcttttacctgctttttaaaatgtctcgaaatatttgttatgaattggcgctctACATATAAAGAGCTGATTTGATTGATAAAGATTGATATTGCAAATTAGAATAGAAGGCCTGACTCGAATTCAAGCCTGAGTAAAAATAAAGGCCTGGTACTTTCTGCAGAGAACTGAAGAGTTCTAAAAAGTCCTGGTCACTATTTAAGGAaatactgtatttgtttttgtgtcaagATCAGTCGTTtagtggaagagaaaaaagataattatcAGCCTCAGTCTCTTTATAAAGCCTCATTGCACACTTTATTTTCATCTCTGGTGCCCTCCAAGCAAAGATTGTTAATATAACTATTTTTGAGCTTCTTCTCCTCTGATATTAAACCGACCGTGCTCGTTCCTCAGTTTTTTACCCTCTACCTTGTTTTAAAAGATTCACCTTGGTGTCTCTGTTTCCCACTCAGAAAGGAACTTGCTCAAAGCAATGACGGTGTGTCCTTGATTTCACCAGCAGCTTTTCAAGTAAAAACCTTGAAACACTTCACCAAAAGCAATTTTCAAAACCTGTTATAAGGAAACAGCATCAGCCTATACTGACTGTCAAGGCTTGAGATCATGTTAAATCTTTATTAGAACTACGTTTGTATAAAGCAGACGGGTGATgtaatgtcatttatttattgatcccTGTAGGAAACTTGTCTTTCCACTTGCCTCACTCAACAGAGGTCAGGGTCAGGTCTGGACCTGCTGCTGTAGCCATTTAGTGTCTCAGCATAGATCGTCCGACACTCACTACTGTCCTTCCTTcagttcaggaaaaaaaaactttgaagcaACATTTGAGTGTTTCTGGTAAAAGAGTGGAGCTGTTTAAGTcatgaatttaaagaaaaagaggaaaccacCATACAACCATTGGTCCATGACCTCAGAATCGAGTCTCTGAGCTTCCCCTCTTCAGCGTGCTGCTGTTAAACTCGTCGTGCTCAAAGCTCAGATTATTATGCGACCTCGATATCATCAGTAGCTTCTCCCGCTTGCTGTAGTCGCGCCTTGCAGTCACATCCAACTCCAACAGCCGCTCCCCCCCTTGCTCCTCCCTGTCCTCCAGCCGTGTGTAGCCTTTACTGCTGTTACTGCGACTGCTATTGCTGCGGTCGAGGCGGGGCCAGCTGGGGTGCTTCCGTTGCTCCGGGTTCACACTGAGCATGCTCGGCCGACGCTCCAGGTCCAGAGATTTGGAGTGGCTGCTGAGCATGTGCAGTGAAGAGTTGGAGCCAAAGTCAGTCCTCGCTGCTCCAGGGGAGAGCCAGCAGCCtgagggagcaggggagagggaggaagaggaggagcaatgggaggatgaggaggcgGAGTTACTCCGGTGGAGGCCTGGAGGTTTGGATGCCTTGGCAACAGATGCTACAGGAACCACCAGAGACTCCATCGAGCTCAGAGGCTGTGACCTttccctgtctctcctctcacctcctctttcctcctcagtAATCGCCTCCATCTCCGGCTCGTCAATAACACAGTTGTTGAGTTTGATGACAGGGAGCGTAAATGCAGAAATTGAGGAGGAGACAATAGAGCGAGCATggtgtcctcctctctcaccaTCTCCATCCACTGACCACTGGTGACGCACAGAATCCGAGTGAACCAACCCAAGTCCGTGATTGTAAAAGGGGCGATCTTTGTAGAGCGGTGCCAGTAACCCAGCAAAACTACAATCCAACTTCACCTGGGACCTGTTTCTGTGAAGCTCCTCATCCCCTAacagcacctcctcctcctcggttGAGCCCCCAACCCCTCCGGCGATGCTTCCGGCCCGAGAGGAGAAAGCGAGGAGGGAGTTGCTGGCTAACCGTGCTGCGCTATCACCTCCAAATCCTCGAAGATCCCCGACGTCTCTCGAGTAGATGCTGTTGCGGTGATAGTGTTGCTTTTGCTCCTTCTGCCTGAGGCGATGGATGTCAATGACGGTGGAGTACATGTCTCTCATATGGATTATCTAAAGCCAAAGAGAATAGGTTTAGTAGAAGCAAAAGTGTTTACCTTTGGATTACCCGAGTGTGTTGAATGTGTtcaataatacatttcattacATGGCTGTGGTGTTGAATACTCCACTCTGTTTGGTTATTAAAGGTCTATTATTTTATATCAgacctcttttttaaaaaaacagattgtttttAGGGACTCAGTTCTTACCCAGCCTCATCAGAACCACATTTAATCATATTTGTTTGAAGAAAAAGTCTTGAGCTTGAACTCCAACTTATGAGTCAACAACTTTGCAGATGacataaatgaaataaaagacagaacacaGTTTGGACTGTTCACGTTTTTCAGGATTtgttaatagaaaagaaaaagaccaCAGATGACTTTACAGTCATAGGGATGAAAACCTAAATCAGTTATCACGCTAATTTGTGCGGCCCCATTTAGCTCACTTGTTCAACAATGGAAATATTTGCCTGAAGGTCTAACAGCGAAATGGACTATTTTTAAGTTAACCCTTGCCATGGAAGACGTTCTAACTGAGTGAGTTTAGGGTtgggacaaaatatcaatatGGCAGTATATTTTCATCCTGACTCATCATGTAATGCAATTATCAAATTTCTAGGTTTCAAGTAtcaatattttcattaagaaaagtATGACGCTCTAAAGATTTTTCCTGCCAGTTTGACAAATCGTATGACTGTACGGTGGGGTTTACGACATGACTGAGGGTAATGTGTAAAGAAGCTGACAGCAGAGTAagagaagacgaagaagaa
The Labrus mixtus chromosome 12, fLabMix1.1, whole genome shotgun sequence genome window above contains:
- the tmem200a gene encoding transmembrane protein 200A, with translation MTAAAGVLTGLAKLKRQDSARSQHRPIPSSPGLGNPATESAPRKRKRRTDVVVVRGRLRLYSASGFFLLLGLVILAVGIGMATLGYWPHSQTIPKSPTGGGSKTATAGGAGGTSEGNGANMAVMDGDVANSNASHVQDTPSKQTGGALMRFLEQHRHSERMKMFGPFTMGIGIFIFICANAILHENRDRETKIIHMRDMYSTVIDIHRLRQKEQKQHYHRNSIYSRDVGDLRGFGGDSAARLASNSLLAFSSRAGSIAGGVGGSTEEEEVLLGDEELHRNRSQVKLDCSFAGLLAPLYKDRPFYNHGLGLVHSDSVRHQWSVDGDGERGGHHARSIVSSSISAFTLPVIKLNNCVIDEPEMEAITEEERGGERRDRERSQPLSSMESLVVPVASVAKASKPPGLHRSNSASSSSHCSSSSSLSPAPSGCWLSPGAARTDFGSNSSLHMLSSHSKSLDLERRPSMLSVNPEQRKHPSWPRLDRSNSSRSNSSKGYTRLEDREEQGGERLLELDVTARRDYSKREKLLMISRSHNNLSFEHDEFNSSTLKRGSSETRF